The following proteins come from a genomic window of Nicotiana tomentosiformis chromosome 12, ASM39032v3, whole genome shotgun sequence:
- the LOC104100936 gene encoding polyadenylate-binding protein 2-like isoform X1 — protein MAQIQVQHQSPVAGGNGVVAAAVGGAAAVATPGGLTSTSLYVGDLEFNVTDSQLYDLFNQVGQVVSVRVCRDLSTRRSLGYGYVNYSNPNDASRAMEMLNFTPVNGKSIRVMYSHRDPTLRKSGSANIFIKNLDKSIDNKALHDTFSSFGNILSCKIATDSNGQSKGYGFVQYDNEESAQGAIDKLNGMLMNDKQVYVGHFLRKQERESTTGMTKFQNVYVKNLSESTTDDELKKVFGEFGNITSAVVMRDADGKSKCFGFINFETAEDAAKAVESLNGKKFDDKEWYVGKAQKKSEREQELKSKFEQTAKEAVDKYQGLNLYVKNLDDTIDDEKLKELFSEFGTITSCKVMRDPSGISRGSGFVAFSTSEEASRALSEMNGKMIVSKPLYVALAQRKEERRAKLQLVQAQFSQLRPVAMPPSLAPRMPIYPPGAPGIGQQLFYGQGPPAMIPPQAGFGYQQQLVPGMRPGGAPMPNFFMPLVQQGQQGQRPGGRRGAGPVQQTQQPMPLMQQQMLPRGRMYRYPPGRNGPEGPMPGVPGGMLSVPYDMGGMLPRDSAMGQPMPISTLASALANAPPEQQRTMLGESLYPLVDQLEHEHAAKVTGMLLEMDQTEVLHLLESPEALKAKVAEAMEVLRNVQQTANPADQLASLSLNDNLVS, from the exons ATGGCGCAGATTCAGGTTCAGCACCAGAGTCCGGTGGCGGGAGGAAATGGTGTGGTGGCTGCTGCTGTTGGTGGCGCCGCCGCCGTAGCTACTCCAGGTGGTTTAACGTCGACATCGCTGTACGTAGGGGACTTGGAGTTTAACGTGACGGATTCGCAGCTGTACGATCTGTTCAACCAAGTCGGTCAGGTTGTTTCGGTTAGGGTTTGTAGGGACCTGAGTACTAGGAGATCCCTTGGTTATGGTTACGTTAACTACAGCAACCCTAATGATG CTTCAAGGGCAATGGAGATGTTGAACTTCACTCCTGTTAATGGAAAGTCCATCAGGGTGATGTACTCTCATAGGGATCCCACTCTTCGCAAGAGTGGATCAGCAAATATATTTATCAAG AACTTGGACAAGTCAATTGACAACAAAGCTTTACATGACACATTTTCAAGCTTTGGCAACATTCTTTCTTGCAAAATAGCTACTGATTCTAATGGCCAGTCAAAGGGTTATGGTTTTGTACAATACGACAATGAAGAATCTGCTCAAGGTGCCATAGATAAGTTAAATGGTATGCTCATGAATGATAAGCAAGTATATGTTGGGCATTTTCTCCGCAAACAGGAAAGAGAATCTACAACCGGCATGACAAAATTCCAAAATGTCTATGTCAAAAATTTGTCAGAGTCTACGACTGATGATGAGCTGAAGAAAGTTTTTGGTGAGTTCGGGAACATTACTAGTGCAGTAGTGATGAGAGATGCAGATGGAAAATCCAAGTGTTTTGGGTTCATCAATTTTGAAACTGCAGAGGATGCTGCTAAGGCTGTTGAATCCTTAAATGGAAAAAAATTTGATGATAAAGAGTGGTATGTTGGGAAAGCACAGAAGAAATCTGAAAGAGAGCAAGAATTGAAAAGCAAGTTTGAGCAGACTGCCAAGGAGGCGGTTGATAAATACCAAGGTCTTAACTTGTATGTAAAAAATTTGGATGACACCATTGATGATGAGAAGCTCAAGGAACTTTTTTCAGAGTTCGGTACAATAACTTCATGCAAG GTTATGCGGGATCCAAGTGGAATCAGCAGGGGGTCTGGATTTGTTGCCTTCTCCACTTCCGAAGAAGCTTCCAGAGCT ctTTCTGAGATGAATGGGAAAATGATAGTTAGCAAGCCACTCTATGTTGCACTAGCACAGcggaaagaggagagaagagcAAAGTTGCAG TTGGTACAGGCACAATTTTCACAACTGCGACCAGTGGCAATGCCCCCATCGCTTGCTCCTCGCATGCCAATCTACCCTCCTGGTGCTCCTGGGATTGGACAGCAACTATTTTATGGGCAAGGTCCCCCTGCTATGATTCCTCCCCAG GCTGGGTTTGGCTATCAACAACAGCTTGTGCCTGGGATGCGTCCTGGAGGAGCTCCTATGCCGAACTTCTTCATGCCCTTAGTCCAACAAGGACAACAGGGCCAGCGTCCAGGTGGTCGACGAGGAGCAGGGCCTGTGCAACAAACTCAACAGCCTATGCCCTTGATGCAGCAGCAG ATGCTCCCTAGGGGAAGAATGTACCGCTATCCACCAGGACGTAATGGACCAGAGGGGCCAATGCCAGGAGTTCCTGGGGGTATGCTTTCTGTTCCATATGACATGGGTGGCATGCTTCCTCGTGATTCTGCAATGGGACAGCCTATGCCAATTTCAACATTGGCTTCTGCCCTTGCAAATGCACCACCTGAACAGCAGAGGACG ATGTTGGGTGAAAGTTTGTACCCACTTGTTGATCAGCTGGAGCACGAGCATGCAGCAAAGGTTACAGGCATGCTTCTTGAAATGGATCAGACTGAGGTTTTGCATCTGCTTGAATCACCAGAGGCTCTGAAGGCTAAAGTTGCTGAGGCTATGGAAGTTCTGAGGAATGTTCAGCAGACTGCCAACCCGGCTGACCAACTTGCCTCACTTTCCCTCAATGACAACCTTGTTTCTTGA
- the LOC104100936 gene encoding polyadenylate-binding protein 2-like isoform X2, producing MAQIQVQHQSPVAGGNGVVAAAVGGAAAVATPGGLTSTSLYVGDLEFNVTDSQLYDLFNQVGQVVSVRVCRDLSTRRSLGYGYVNYSNPNDASRAMEMLNFTPVNGKSIRVMYSHRDPTLRKSGSANIFIKNLDKSIDNKALHDTFSSFGNILSCKIATDSNGQSKGYGFVQYDNEESAQGAIDKLNGMLMNDKQVYVGHFLRKQERESTTGMTKFQNVYVKNLSESTTDDELKKVFGEFGNITSAVVMRDADGKSKCFGFINFETAEDAAKAVESLNGKKFDDKEWYVGKAQKKSEREQELKSKFEQTAKEAVDKYQGLNLYVKNLDDTIDDEKLKELFSEFGTITSCKVMRDPSGISRGSGFVAFSTSEEASRALSEMNGKMIVSKPLYVALAQRKEERRAKLQAQFSQLRPVAMPPSLAPRMPIYPPGAPGIGQQLFYGQGPPAMIPPQAGFGYQQQLVPGMRPGGAPMPNFFMPLVQQGQQGQRPGGRRGAGPVQQTQQPMPLMQQQMLPRGRMYRYPPGRNGPEGPMPGVPGGMLSVPYDMGGMLPRDSAMGQPMPISTLASALANAPPEQQRTMLGESLYPLVDQLEHEHAAKVTGMLLEMDQTEVLHLLESPEALKAKVAEAMEVLRNVQQTANPADQLASLSLNDNLVS from the exons ATGGCGCAGATTCAGGTTCAGCACCAGAGTCCGGTGGCGGGAGGAAATGGTGTGGTGGCTGCTGCTGTTGGTGGCGCCGCCGCCGTAGCTACTCCAGGTGGTTTAACGTCGACATCGCTGTACGTAGGGGACTTGGAGTTTAACGTGACGGATTCGCAGCTGTACGATCTGTTCAACCAAGTCGGTCAGGTTGTTTCGGTTAGGGTTTGTAGGGACCTGAGTACTAGGAGATCCCTTGGTTATGGTTACGTTAACTACAGCAACCCTAATGATG CTTCAAGGGCAATGGAGATGTTGAACTTCACTCCTGTTAATGGAAAGTCCATCAGGGTGATGTACTCTCATAGGGATCCCACTCTTCGCAAGAGTGGATCAGCAAATATATTTATCAAG AACTTGGACAAGTCAATTGACAACAAAGCTTTACATGACACATTTTCAAGCTTTGGCAACATTCTTTCTTGCAAAATAGCTACTGATTCTAATGGCCAGTCAAAGGGTTATGGTTTTGTACAATACGACAATGAAGAATCTGCTCAAGGTGCCATAGATAAGTTAAATGGTATGCTCATGAATGATAAGCAAGTATATGTTGGGCATTTTCTCCGCAAACAGGAAAGAGAATCTACAACCGGCATGACAAAATTCCAAAATGTCTATGTCAAAAATTTGTCAGAGTCTACGACTGATGATGAGCTGAAGAAAGTTTTTGGTGAGTTCGGGAACATTACTAGTGCAGTAGTGATGAGAGATGCAGATGGAAAATCCAAGTGTTTTGGGTTCATCAATTTTGAAACTGCAGAGGATGCTGCTAAGGCTGTTGAATCCTTAAATGGAAAAAAATTTGATGATAAAGAGTGGTATGTTGGGAAAGCACAGAAGAAATCTGAAAGAGAGCAAGAATTGAAAAGCAAGTTTGAGCAGACTGCCAAGGAGGCGGTTGATAAATACCAAGGTCTTAACTTGTATGTAAAAAATTTGGATGACACCATTGATGATGAGAAGCTCAAGGAACTTTTTTCAGAGTTCGGTACAATAACTTCATGCAAG GTTATGCGGGATCCAAGTGGAATCAGCAGGGGGTCTGGATTTGTTGCCTTCTCCACTTCCGAAGAAGCTTCCAGAGCT ctTTCTGAGATGAATGGGAAAATGATAGTTAGCAAGCCACTCTATGTTGCACTAGCACAGcggaaagaggagagaagagcAAAGTTGCAG GCACAATTTTCACAACTGCGACCAGTGGCAATGCCCCCATCGCTTGCTCCTCGCATGCCAATCTACCCTCCTGGTGCTCCTGGGATTGGACAGCAACTATTTTATGGGCAAGGTCCCCCTGCTATGATTCCTCCCCAG GCTGGGTTTGGCTATCAACAACAGCTTGTGCCTGGGATGCGTCCTGGAGGAGCTCCTATGCCGAACTTCTTCATGCCCTTAGTCCAACAAGGACAACAGGGCCAGCGTCCAGGTGGTCGACGAGGAGCAGGGCCTGTGCAACAAACTCAACAGCCTATGCCCTTGATGCAGCAGCAG ATGCTCCCTAGGGGAAGAATGTACCGCTATCCACCAGGACGTAATGGACCAGAGGGGCCAATGCCAGGAGTTCCTGGGGGTATGCTTTCTGTTCCATATGACATGGGTGGCATGCTTCCTCGTGATTCTGCAATGGGACAGCCTATGCCAATTTCAACATTGGCTTCTGCCCTTGCAAATGCACCACCTGAACAGCAGAGGACG ATGTTGGGTGAAAGTTTGTACCCACTTGTTGATCAGCTGGAGCACGAGCATGCAGCAAAGGTTACAGGCATGCTTCTTGAAATGGATCAGACTGAGGTTTTGCATCTGCTTGAATCACCAGAGGCTCTGAAGGCTAAAGTTGCTGAGGCTATGGAAGTTCTGAGGAATGTTCAGCAGACTGCCAACCCGGCTGACCAACTTGCCTCACTTTCCCTCAATGACAACCTTGTTTCTTGA